From a region of the Acidimicrobiia bacterium genome:
- a CDS encoding sigma-70 family RNA polymerase sigma factor has translation MGERMQQSREAAFEAWASARVASLLRFGFALTHDEGAAEDLVESALVRAALAHCDLTNGDAERYARRMMVAEQQRAWRRPRRRAGVTAECTDPPAAAPAPDVVDLWAAEAAERREAADQRETVEQRDDEELAARDRVWRELVDLPPRQRAVLVLRCYERRSAPEVAALLACSVERVEREARDARAVLGWR, from the coding sequence GTGGGGGAGCGCATGCAGCAATCGAGAGAAGCCGCGTTCGAGGCGTGGGCGAGTGCGCGCGTCGCGTCGCTCCTGCGCTTCGGTTTCGCGCTGACACACGACGAAGGCGCAGCCGAGGATCTCGTCGAGTCCGCGCTCGTGCGCGCGGCGCTGGCGCACTGCGATCTCACGAACGGCGACGCCGAGCGCTACGCGCGTCGCATGATGGTCGCCGAGCAGCAACGGGCATGGCGGCGGCCCCGACGTCGGGCGGGGGTGACCGCGGAGTGCACCGACCCCCCGGCCGCAGCGCCCGCGCCCGACGTCGTCGACCTGTGGGCAGCCGAAGCCGCCGAGCGACGCGAAGCTGCCGACCAACGAGAAACCGTCGAGCAACGCGACGACGAGGAGCTCGCGGCGCGCGATCGCGTGTGGCGCGAGCTCGTCGACCTGCCGCCGCGCCAGCGCGCGGTGCTCGTGCTGCGCTGCTACGAGCGGCGCTCCGCACCCGAGGTCGCGGCGCTGCTCGCGTGCTCGGTCGAACGAGTCGAACGCGAAGCGCGGGACGCGCGCGCGGTGCTCGGATGGCGATGA
- a CDS encoding primary-amine oxidase, with translation MTETLTPPTATADHPLAMLSAAEMKRGGDIVLGSGRLPESARFIHLVLHEPPKSEVLAWKPGDPIDRRVRALVVPGPELDLVEAVVSVTTGEILEWRVVEGMRPGLMFGETLTCILAVKEHPEWQAAMRRRGITDFDHVQLDPWPAGNFGLQLEAGRRISRVLSYLRESKTDNGYARPIEGVLVFFDLSKGEVITVEDHGLTPLPPERSSYLPEDVGAMRTDLRPIEITQPEGTSFTVEGNLVQWQRWSLRVGFDPYEGLTLHTIGYDDGGTVRPILYRASVSEMVVPYGHPSPMHNWKNAFDAGEWGLGRMTQSLTLGCDCLGVIHYFDARLSSEQGHPYTIENAICMHEEDYGILWKHVDLHGGTSEVRRSRRLVISSIATVGNYEYGFFWYFYLDGSIQLEVKLTGVISPMAVGDDHDAGLAGLVGPGVAGPNHQHLFNVRLDFDVDGVDNTVYECDAVTVDAGPDNPLGNAWRAVSTALASEQAAIRDTDAARSRVWKIVNPQRTNRLGQPVGYKLIPGSTPTLLARADSSIAARAGFARHNLWVTPYSPDERRAAGEYPNQHAGGDGLPRWTEADRALVDTDVVVWHTFGVTHVVRPEDWPVMPVEYAGFLMAPVGFFDRNPALDVPAGNGHCHSEGAVDALMES, from the coding sequence ATGACGGAGACGCTGACGCCGCCGACCGCGACGGCCGACCACCCGCTCGCGATGCTCTCGGCGGCCGAGATGAAGCGAGGCGGCGACATCGTGCTCGGCAGCGGCCGCCTGCCCGAGTCGGCACGCTTCATCCACCTCGTGCTGCACGAGCCCCCGAAGTCGGAGGTGCTCGCGTGGAAGCCGGGTGATCCGATCGACCGGCGGGTGCGCGCGCTCGTCGTGCCCGGTCCCGAGCTCGACCTCGTCGAGGCCGTCGTTTCGGTCACGACCGGCGAGATCCTCGAGTGGCGGGTCGTCGAAGGGATGCGTCCCGGCCTGATGTTCGGCGAGACCCTCACCTGCATCCTCGCGGTGAAGGAGCACCCGGAATGGCAGGCCGCGATGAGACGCCGTGGCATCACCGACTTCGACCACGTGCAGCTCGACCCGTGGCCGGCCGGAAACTTCGGACTGCAGCTCGAAGCGGGTCGCCGTATCAGCCGCGTGCTCTCGTACCTGCGCGAGTCGAAGACCGACAACGGCTACGCGCGTCCCATCGAGGGCGTGCTCGTGTTCTTCGACCTCAGCAAGGGCGAGGTCATCACGGTCGAGGACCACGGCCTCACGCCGCTGCCGCCCGAGCGCTCGAGCTACCTGCCCGAGGACGTCGGCGCGATGCGCACCGACCTGCGCCCGATCGAGATCACCCAGCCCGAAGGCACGAGCTTCACCGTCGAGGGCAACCTCGTGCAGTGGCAGCGCTGGTCGCTGCGCGTCGGCTTCGATCCGTACGAAGGGCTGACGCTGCACACGATCGGCTACGACGACGGCGGCACCGTGCGTCCGATCCTGTATCGCGCGTCGGTGAGCGAGATGGTCGTGCCGTACGGCCACCCGAGCCCGATGCACAACTGGAAGAACGCGTTCGACGCGGGCGAGTGGGGGCTCGGTCGCATGACGCAGTCGCTCACGCTCGGATGCGACTGCCTCGGCGTCATCCACTACTTCGACGCGCGGTTGAGCAGCGAGCAGGGTCACCCGTACACGATCGAGAACGCGATCTGCATGCACGAGGAGGACTACGGGATCCTCTGGAAGCACGTCGACCTGCACGGCGGCACGTCGGAGGTGCGCCGCTCGCGGCGGCTCGTGATCAGTTCGATCGCGACGGTCGGCAACTATGAATACGGCTTCTTCTGGTACTTCTACCTCGACGGATCGATCCAGCTCGAGGTGAAGCTCACGGGCGTGATCTCGCCGATGGCCGTCGGCGACGACCACGACGCCGGCCTCGCAGGACTCGTCGGTCCCGGCGTCGCCGGCCCGAACCACCAGCACCTGTTCAACGTGCGGCTCGACTTCGACGTCGACGGCGTCGACAACACGGTCTACGAGTGCGACGCGGTCACGGTCGACGCGGGCCCCGACAATCCGCTCGGGAACGCGTGGCGCGCGGTCTCGACGGCGCTCGCCTCGGAGCAGGCCGCGATCCGCGACACCGACGCCGCACGCAGCCGCGTCTGGAAGATCGTGAACCCGCAGCGCACGAACCGGCTCGGTCAGCCCGTCGGCTACAAGCTCATCCCGGGCTCCACGCCCACGCTGCTCGCGCGCGCCGACTCGAGCATCGCCGCGCGCGCCGGCTTCGCGCGCCACAACCTCTGGGTCACGCCCTACTCGCCCGACGAGCGGCGGGCCGCGGGTGAGTACCCGAACCAGCACGCGGGTGGCGACGGGCTGCCGCGTTGGACCGAAGCAGACCGCGCGCTCGTCGACACCGACGTCGTCGTGTGGCACACGTTCGGCGTGACCCACGTGGTGCGGCCGGAGGACTGGCCCGTCATGCCCGTCGAGTACGCCGGCTTCCTCATGGCGCCGGTCGGATTCTTCGATCGCAACCCCGCGCTCGACGTTCCCGCGGGCAATGGCCACTGCCACAGCGAAGGAGCGGTTGATGCCCTCATGGAGTCGTGA
- a CDS encoding nuclear transport factor 2 family protein: MPSWSRDELEREFVRYQERGAAGDWSAWADQFTEDAQYVEHHYGTFDGREAIREWIVATMTSWPGSEMPVFPVEWHIVDDERGWIVCKIWNRMQDPGDGSIHQAYNFTLLKYAGDGKWSYEEDVYNPAHFADMIKGYLAAKKS, translated from the coding sequence ATGCCCTCATGGAGTCGTGACGAGCTCGAGCGGGAGTTCGTGAGGTACCAGGAGCGCGGCGCCGCGGGCGACTGGAGCGCGTGGGCCGACCAGTTCACCGAGGACGCGCAGTACGTCGAGCACCACTACGGCACGTTCGACGGGCGCGAGGCGATCCGCGAGTGGATCGTCGCGACGATGACATCGTGGCCGGGGAGCGAGATGCCGGTGTTCCCGGTCGAGTGGCACATCGTCGACGACGAACGCGGCTGGATCGTCTGCAAGATCTGGAACCGCATGCAGGATCCCGGCGACGGCTCGATTCACCAGGCCTACAACTTCACGCTGTTGAAGTACGCGGGCGACGGCAAGTGGTCCTACGAAGAGGACGTGTACAACCCCGCGCACTTCGCCGACATGATCAAGGGCTACCTCGCCGCGAAGAAGTCGTAG
- a CDS encoding sensor domain-containing diguanylate cyclase — protein MDDSAVQRDAIPGREALPTTVAESLLSYLPEPVTVLDHEGVVVFSGGRAGELAAPDALDARPLFELVHPDHVLAAVDAFADTRASTAHRASIRVPLRAADGSYQDYEITLQNLGVPQDGAGGALVAAFLHNVTNRVMAEEALRAAQHRALHDPLTGLPNRVLLLDRLGQACARLRRSGGRLVVMFVDLDRLKGVNDTLGHAVGDSLIVAVARRLLQTVRPDDTVARLGGDEFVVVCPDVVDRETRRDLPHRLLAALCRPVVLEPATVCVTASIGVVDAGEDADPTDLIRAADAAMYRAKRAGGNRISS, from the coding sequence ATGGACGATTCCGCCGTGCAGCGCGACGCCATTCCGGGCCGCGAGGCGCTTCCGACCACCGTGGCCGAGAGCCTGCTCTCGTACCTGCCCGAGCCGGTCACGGTCCTCGACCACGAGGGCGTCGTCGTGTTCTCGGGCGGGCGCGCCGGCGAGCTCGCGGCCCCGGACGCCTTGGACGCCCGCCCGCTGTTCGAGCTGGTGCACCCCGACCACGTGCTGGCCGCGGTCGACGCGTTCGCCGACACGCGGGCGAGCACCGCACACCGCGCCTCCATCCGGGTCCCGCTGCGCGCGGCCGACGGCTCCTACCAGGACTACGAGATCACCCTCCAGAACCTCGGCGTGCCGCAGGACGGCGCCGGCGGCGCGCTCGTGGCGGCGTTCCTGCACAACGTCACGAACCGGGTGATGGCCGAGGAGGCGCTGCGCGCGGCGCAACACCGCGCCCTCCACGATCCGCTCACCGGCCTGCCGAACCGCGTGCTGCTCCTCGACCGTCTCGGCCAGGCGTGCGCGCGGCTGCGCCGCTCCGGCGGCCGGCTGGTGGTGATGTTCGTCGACCTCGACCGCCTGAAGGGCGTGAACGACACGCTCGGCCATGCGGTCGGCGACTCCCTGATCGTCGCGGTGGCGCGCCGGCTCCTCCAGACCGTGCGGCCCGACGACACGGTGGCGCGGCTCGGTGGCGACGAGTTCGTCGTCGTGTGCCCCGACGTCGTCGATCGCGAAACCCGCCGGGATCTCCCCCACCGGCTCCTCGCGGCGCTCTGCCGGCCCGTCGTCCTCGAGCCCGCGACCGTCTGCGTGACCGCGAGCATCGGCGTCGTCGACGCCGGCGAGGACGCCGATCCGACCGACCTCATCCGCGCGGCCGACGCCGCGATGTACCGGGCCAAGCGCGCGGGCGGGAACCGCATCAGCTCCTGA
- a CDS encoding CarD family transcriptional regulator produces MPFKVGDRVVYPHHGAAVIEKKEVREAFGEKTEYLVLRMAHGDLMLSVPTAKAEEVGMRPPISAEDVDDLFQLLAKKDVREPTNWSRRFKNHQEKLKSGDVYQVAEVVRNLALRDVSKGLSAGEKSMLNKARSVLVSELSFALDVSEDDALTRLEGALA; encoded by the coding sequence ATGCCGTTCAAAGTCGGCGATCGCGTCGTGTACCCCCACCACGGGGCGGCGGTGATCGAGAAGAAGGAGGTCCGCGAGGCCTTCGGCGAGAAGACCGAGTACCTCGTGCTGCGCATGGCGCACGGCGACCTCATGCTCTCGGTGCCCACGGCGAAGGCCGAGGAGGTGGGCATGCGCCCGCCGATCAGCGCCGAGGACGTCGACGACCTGTTCCAGCTGCTCGCCAAGAAGGACGTGCGCGAGCCCACCAACTGGAGCCGGCGGTTCAAGAACCACCAGGAGAAGCTGAAGTCGGGCGACGTCTACCAGGTCGCCGAGGTCGTGCGGAACCTCGCGTTGCGCGACGTCTCGAAGGGCCTCTCGGCCGGCGAGAAGTCGATGCTGAACAAGGCCCGCAGCGTGCTCGTCTCCGAGCTCAGCTTCGCCCTCGACGTCTCCGAGGACGACGCGCTCACCCGCCTCGAGGGTGCGCTGGCCTAG
- a CDS encoding family 43 glycosylhydrolase, protein MTVTATRSDELVPVGRRRRRPAWWTVALVAAVVVTGAAVVTDAVALQPALHRESTALARSRATEAAARRTLVDLQAQTASDTADRSRTTTLDAQRRTERAAAQQELTKLEHELSSTHQQRNGTVLILDQLARYSEQRDACIAGVQHATDALRRGSTHDAVDALTSADAPCSAALAAVTGARYPYDFPDPSVLRVGSRYYAYSTNAGGGNLQVLESSDLSHWSLQGDALAAVPAWASPGATWAPSVVALGGHYVAYYTVRDRGSGLECVSVAVAAQPAGPFVDFSKAPLVCQSGGSIDPSPFVDAAGAVTLLWKSEAVPLAPTIIWSQPLTPDGLTLTGTPSQLLSPGAKWEHGIVEAPSMLRIGSHDYLFYSGNSWSTAAYAEGVAVCDGPAGPCRRLQSTPVLASQNRLAGPGGGTAFTTTNGKVQLAFAAFTQPDVGYPNSRTLHFASVQLVAGVPVVIPE, encoded by the coding sequence ATGACCGTCACCGCGACGCGTTCCGACGAGCTGGTGCCGGTGGGTCGGCGCCGGCGCCGGCCCGCGTGGTGGACGGTCGCGCTCGTCGCCGCGGTCGTCGTGACCGGCGCCGCGGTCGTCACCGACGCGGTCGCGCTGCAGCCTGCGCTCCACCGCGAGAGCACCGCGCTCGCGCGTTCGCGCGCCACGGAAGCCGCGGCGCGGCGCACCCTCGTCGACCTTCAGGCGCAGACCGCTTCCGACACCGCCGACCGCTCGCGCACGACGACGCTCGACGCGCAGCGCCGAACGGAGCGCGCCGCCGCGCAGCAGGAGCTGACGAAGCTCGAGCACGAGCTCTCGTCGACGCATCAACAGCGGAACGGCACCGTGCTGATCCTCGACCAGCTCGCGCGGTACTCGGAGCAACGGGACGCGTGCATCGCGGGCGTGCAGCACGCGACCGACGCGCTGCGGCGAGGTTCGACGCACGACGCGGTCGACGCGCTCACGAGCGCCGACGCGCCGTGCTCGGCCGCGCTCGCGGCGGTGACCGGCGCGCGCTACCCGTACGACTTCCCCGATCCCTCCGTCCTGCGCGTCGGGTCCCGCTACTACGCGTACTCGACCAACGCCGGCGGCGGGAACCTCCAGGTCCTCGAGTCGAGCGACCTCTCGCACTGGTCGCTCCAGGGCGACGCGCTCGCGGCGGTGCCGGCGTGGGCGAGCCCCGGCGCGACGTGGGCGCCGTCGGTCGTCGCGCTCGGCGGCCACTACGTCGCGTACTACACCGTGCGCGACCGCGGATCCGGCCTCGAGTGCGTCTCGGTCGCGGTCGCGGCGCAACCGGCAGGCCCGTTCGTCGACTTCTCGAAGGCACCGCTCGTCTGCCAGTCCGGCGGCTCGATCGATCCGAGCCCGTTCGTCGACGCGGCCGGCGCGGTGACGTTGCTCTGGAAGAGCGAGGCGGTCCCGCTCGCGCCGACGATCATCTGGTCACAGCCGCTCACGCCCGACGGCCTCACGCTGACCGGCACCCCGTCACAGCTGCTGTCCCCCGGCGCGAAGTGGGAGCACGGGATCGTCGAGGCGCCGTCGATGCTGCGCATCGGCTCGCACGACTATCTCTTCTACTCCGGGAACTCCTGGTCGACGGCCGCGTACGCCGAGGGCGTCGCGGTGTGCGACGGTCCCGCGGGACCGTGCCGCCGCCTCCAGAGCACTCCCGTGCTCGCGTCGCAGAACCGGCTCGCGGGTCCCGGCGGCGGCACGGCGTTCACGACCACGAACGGGAAGGTGCAGCTCGCGTTCGCGGCCTTCACGCAACCCGACGTCGGCTACCCGAACAGCCGGACGCTCCACTTCGCGAGCGTGCAGCTCGTTGCCGGCGTGCCCGTCGTGATCCCCGAATAG
- a CDS encoding dienelactone hydrolase family protein, translating to MAPPQLPGYTLESFEHEQITRPVYRRGEGPAVIVIHEVPGVTPNVAAFGTRVADEGFTAVLPSLFGKPGRDVSGGYAFRSMLQGCVSREFSNWALSTTSAITVWLRALAKAEHERCGGPGVGAVGMCFTGGFALAMMVDDEVVAPVLSQPSLPFPVGGARKRDLAISDADLAVIKARAAEGQCVLGLRFTGDMAVPGERFQRLRDELGDRFIAVEIDSSPGNPHGVPRRAHSVLTEHLVDEPGHPTRDALDRVLEFFRERLLPAERQ from the coding sequence ATGGCCCCGCCCCAGCTCCCCGGATACACGCTCGAGTCGTTCGAGCACGAGCAGATCACCCGGCCCGTGTACCGGCGCGGCGAAGGCCCCGCGGTGATCGTGATCCACGAGGTACCGGGCGTGACTCCGAACGTCGCGGCGTTCGGTACCCGCGTCGCCGACGAGGGCTTCACCGCGGTGCTGCCGTCGCTGTTCGGAAAGCCCGGTCGCGACGTCTCCGGTGGCTACGCGTTCCGCTCGATGCTGCAGGGTTGCGTGTCGCGCGAGTTCTCGAACTGGGCGCTGAGCACGACCTCCGCGATCACGGTGTGGCTCCGCGCGCTCGCCAAGGCGGAGCACGAGCGCTGCGGGGGTCCGGGCGTCGGCGCGGTCGGGATGTGCTTCACCGGCGGGTTCGCGCTGGCGATGATGGTCGACGACGAAGTCGTCGCGCCCGTGTTGAGCCAGCCGTCGCTCCCCTTTCCGGTCGGCGGCGCGCGCAAGCGCGACCTCGCGATCTCCGACGCCGACCTCGCGGTGATCAAGGCGCGCGCGGCCGAGGGCCAGTGCGTGCTCGGACTGCGCTTCACCGGCGACATGGCAGTTCCTGGCGAGCGCTTCCAACGCCTGCGCGACGAGCTCGGCGACCGCTTCATCGCGGTCGAGATCGACTCGTCCCCCGGCAATCCACACGGTGTTCCCAGGCGAGCGCACTCGGTGCTGACCGAGCATCTCGTCGACGAGCCCGGCCACCCGACGCGCGACGCGCTCGATCGTGTCCTCGAGTTCTTCCGCGAACGCTTACTGCCTGCCGAGCGTCAATAG
- a CDS encoding GNAT family N-acetyltransferase encodes MAIEVRAPTLDEWPALCAVDARGFGVSYTADDIADRLKLHDVGRFRCAFDDDRIVALAASYKMDVALPGGAVVPMGGVTWVSTSVTHRRQGLMSRVVRAVHDDIAARGEPIATLYAAEGGIYEHLDYGIATKTWFTTIDPRRASVRAEFCVHPNPVRFLEGEEIVPTISAFWDRFRAQRAGEIGRDLETQQYLFDDRAKPQGEQSGAYYLAHDDGYAAYRAHEHWNDGQPSGDVYLIELVALTPEAHAALWQTLLSMDLVGEIRARCMPIDDPLPYLIDDPRALRTRALNDGTWVNVLDIPTAFSARTYRTTDCVVVEVDGTRWAVEGAPDGGSCREVDATPDLVTTHGAFSALLYGGVYPSALVAGRRMTARHADALARADLFFTTSLAPHTQEIY; translated from the coding sequence ATGGCCATCGAGGTCCGTGCACCCACGCTCGACGAATGGCCGGCGCTCTGCGCGGTCGACGCACGGGGATTCGGCGTGTCGTACACCGCCGACGACATCGCCGACCGGCTCAAGCTCCACGATGTCGGGCGGTTCCGGTGCGCGTTCGACGACGACCGGATCGTCGCGCTCGCGGCGTCCTACAAGATGGACGTCGCGCTGCCCGGCGGCGCGGTCGTGCCGATGGGCGGCGTGACGTGGGTCTCGACCTCGGTGACGCACCGGCGGCAAGGGCTGATGTCGCGCGTCGTGCGCGCGGTGCACGACGACATCGCGGCGCGCGGTGAGCCGATCGCGACGTTGTACGCGGCCGAGGGTGGCATCTACGAGCACCTCGACTACGGCATCGCGACGAAGACGTGGTTCACGACGATCGATCCCCGTCGCGCGAGCGTGCGCGCCGAGTTCTGCGTGCACCCGAACCCCGTCCGCTTCCTCGAGGGTGAGGAGATCGTGCCGACGATCTCCGCGTTCTGGGATCGCTTCCGCGCCCAGCGCGCCGGCGAGATCGGTCGCGACCTCGAGACGCAGCAGTATCTGTTCGACGACCGCGCGAAGCCGCAGGGCGAGCAGAGCGGCGCGTACTACCTCGCGCACGACGACGGCTACGCCGCATACCGCGCCCACGAGCACTGGAACGACGGTCAACCGAGCGGTGACGTGTACCTCATCGAGTTGGTGGCGCTCACTCCCGAAGCGCACGCCGCGCTCTGGCAGACGTTGCTCTCGATGGACCTCGTCGGCGAGATCCGCGCGCGGTGCATGCCGATCGACGATCCGCTGCCGTACCTGATCGACGACCCGCGCGCGCTCCGCACCCGCGCGCTGAACGACGGGACCTGGGTCAACGTGCTCGACATCCCGACCGCGTTCAGCGCGCGGACGTACCGCACCACCGATTGCGTCGTCGTCGAGGTCGACGGCACGCGTTGGGCAGTCGAGGGCGCGCCGGATGGCGGGTCGTGTCGCGAGGTCGATGCGACGCCCGACCTCGTCACCACTCACGGCGCCTTCAGCGCACTGCTGTACGGCGGCGTATACCCGTCGGCGCTCGTCGCGGGGCGCCGCATGACCGCGCGCCACGCCGACGCGCTCGCGCGTGCCGATCTCTTCTTCACCACTTCGCTCGCTCCGCACACCCAGGAGATTTACTGA
- a CDS encoding substrate-binding domain-containing protein has product MAAIAVVAVVALTACGSSSSNSSNDTSGGSGGDIPTSISPSTFKVDFAAMDQLKSLAAKGKGLVGVLLPDTTSSARYETFDRPYLTKALQAAGLSSSDFKVDNAQGSTSTMQTQAEADITKGATVLLIDAIDSGSAAAIEREAKSKGVAVIDYDRLVQGGTEGRFYVSFDNVKVGQLIGQGEESCIAAWKVTKPNILVMDGDPTDNNASLFAQGYNGVLKSHFDDGSYVKVGEPAGTWTPSVAATTFQQQLTAHPNINAVITPNDDNANAVIAILKSQHTPARTFPTTGQDASLSGLQNVLAGYQCGTVYKPIYVEAQAAVALALYLRAGEKAPSGLVNATSKDPKGGDVDSVFLTPIWVTTTNMASTVVADKGVNVTQLCTSALASACTTAGINK; this is encoded by the coding sequence GTGGCCGCGATTGCGGTCGTCGCCGTCGTCGCCCTGACCGCTTGCGGAAGCTCGTCGTCGAACAGCTCGAACGACACCAGCGGGGGATCGGGAGGCGACATCCCGACGTCGATCTCGCCCTCGACGTTCAAGGTCGACTTCGCCGCGATGGACCAGCTGAAGTCGCTCGCCGCGAAGGGCAAGGGTCTGGTCGGTGTGCTGCTGCCGGACACGACGTCATCGGCGCGGTACGAGACGTTCGACCGGCCGTACCTCACGAAGGCGTTGCAGGCCGCGGGCCTGTCGTCGTCGGACTTCAAGGTCGACAACGCGCAGGGCAGCACGAGCACGATGCAGACCCAGGCCGAGGCCGACATCACCAAGGGCGCGACCGTGTTGCTCATCGACGCGATCGACTCGGGCAGCGCCGCCGCGATCGAGCGGGAGGCGAAGTCGAAGGGTGTCGCCGTCATCGACTACGACCGCTTGGTGCAGGGCGGCACCGAAGGCCGCTTCTACGTGAGCTTCGACAACGTGAAGGTCGGTCAACTCATCGGTCAGGGTGAGGAGAGCTGCATCGCGGCATGGAAGGTCACGAAGCCGAACATCCTCGTGATGGACGGCGACCCGACCGACAACAACGCGTCGCTGTTCGCGCAGGGCTACAACGGCGTGCTGAAGTCGCACTTCGACGACGGCTCGTACGTGAAGGTCGGCGAGCCCGCGGGCACCTGGACGCCGTCGGTCGCGGCGACGACGTTCCAGCAGCAGCTCACCGCGCACCCGAACATCAACGCCGTGATCACGCCCAACGACGACAACGCGAACGCGGTGATCGCGATCCTGAAGTCGCAGCACACGCCGGCGCGCACCTTCCCGACCACCGGGCAGGACGCGTCCTTGTCGGGTCTGCAGAACGTGCTCGCGGGCTACCAGTGCGGGACGGTGTACAAGCCGATCTACGTCGAGGCGCAGGCCGCGGTCGCGCTCGCGCTGTACCTGCGGGCCGGTGAGAAGGCGCCGAGCGGGCTCGTGAACGCGACCTCGAAGGACCCGAAGGGCGGCGACGTCGACTCCGTCTTCCTCACGCCGATCTGGGTCACGACGACGAACATGGCGTCGACGGTCGTGGCCGACAAGGGCGTGAACGTCACGCAGCTGTGCACGTCGGCGCTGGCGAGCGCGTGCACGACCGCCGGGATCAACAAGTAA
- a CDS encoding ATP-binding cassette domain-containing protein, which yields MTATAPDVARADTDPPLLRLERVSKSFGAVHALVDVDFDIPAGQVTALAGDNGAGKSVLIKCIAGIHSPDSGHILWEGRPVHIRSPRESAALGIETVHQDLALCDNLDIAQNLFLGRERVHNLVLAEDEMEQAAAETLASLAVTTVRSVRQLVASLSGGQRQAVAIAKAVLWNSKLVVMDEPTAALGVAQTEMVLRLVRSLAERGLAVLIVSHNMNDVFEVADRIAVLRLGRMVAQRPTSELDTQIVVDLMTTGKSTRTVARDGRPDGSATT from the coding sequence ATGACGGCGACAGCACCGGACGTGGCACGCGCCGATACCGACCCGCCACTGCTCCGACTCGAGCGGGTGAGCAAGAGCTTCGGCGCGGTGCACGCGCTCGTCGATGTCGACTTCGACATTCCGGCCGGTCAGGTCACCGCGCTCGCGGGTGACAACGGCGCGGGGAAGTCGGTCCTCATCAAGTGCATCGCGGGCATCCACTCCCCGGACTCCGGACACATTCTCTGGGAAGGCCGGCCGGTGCACATCCGCAGCCCGCGCGAGTCGGCCGCGCTCGGCATCGAGACCGTGCACCAGGACCTCGCGCTGTGCGACAACCTCGACATCGCGCAGAACCTGTTCCTGGGCCGCGAGCGCGTGCACAATCTCGTGCTCGCCGAGGACGAGATGGAGCAGGCCGCGGCGGAGACGCTCGCGAGCCTCGCGGTGACGACGGTGCGATCGGTGCGTCAGCTCGTCGCGTCGCTCTCCGGAGGTCAGCGTCAGGCCGTCGCGATCGCCAAGGCCGTGCTGTGGAACTCGAAGCTCGTCGTGATGGACGAGCCCACCGCCGCGCTCGGGGTCGCGCAGACCGAGATGGTGCTCCGGCTCGTCCGCAGCCTCGCGGAGCGCGGGCTCGCGGTGCTCATCGTGTCGCACAACATGAACGACGTGTTCGAGGTCGCGGACCGGATCGCGGTGCTGCGGCTCGGCCGGATGGTGGCGCAGCGGCCGACGAGCGAGCTCGACACGCAGATCGTCGTCGATCTCATGACGACGGGAAAGTCGACGCGCACCGTCGCGCGCGACGGTAGGCCCGACGGGAGCGCGACGACATGA